GACCTCAGCATTGCAGAACAACTTAATGCAGGAGTCCGTTTTCTGGATATACGTTGCAGACATATTGACAATGCTTTCGCGATTCATCACGGAGCAATTTACCAAAATCTGAATTTTGATGATGTGCTTAATGCATGCTATGCGTTCCTTAACAGCCATCCTTCTGAAACAATCATTATGTCTGTAAAAGAAGAATATGATGCTTCCAATACCACCAGAAGTTTTGAACAGACTTTTGATGCTTATGTACAGAAAAATCCTTCTAAATGGGATCTTGGAGCAAACATTCCTACGTTAGGTGCTGTAAGAGGAAAGATCAAATTATTAAGAAGGTTCTCTGCGGGAACCACTAAAGGGATTAATGCTTCTCCATGGGCAGACAATACCACTTTTGACATCAACAATTCCGGGGTGCAGCTAAAAGTTCAGGATTATTATAAAGTAACCAACAATGATGATAAGTGGAATGGAATTTCAAGCCTTCTTAATGAAGCCAAAAATGACACGAATGGTAAACTTTTCGTGAATTTCACCAGCGGTTATAAACCGGGAATCTTCGGAATTCCAAGTATTCCTACGGTATCCAACAATATCAATCCAAGACTTAAAACATTCTTCCAAACCAATACTAAAGGATCATTTGGGGTAATGCCAATAGATTTTGTGAATGCTGAATTGTCTGAATTGATTGTTAAGACCAATTTCTAATTTATT
This region of Chryseobacterium culicis genomic DNA includes:
- a CDS encoding phosphatidylinositol-specific phospholipase C, translated to MFKQNMKRFTAITLGVVTASIFFSCSNDSMLERDSNENNLASFTKAGRTSLAPIEMNSWMSGLQDNISISKISIPGTHDSGARVDAPVVSGTAKTQDLSIAEQLNAGVRFLDIRCRHIDNAFAIHHGAIYQNLNFDDVLNACYAFLNSHPSETIIMSVKEEYDASNTTRSFEQTFDAYVQKNPSKWDLGANIPTLGAVRGKIKLLRRFSAGTTKGINASPWADNTTFDINNSGVQLKVQDYYKVTNNDDKWNGISSLLNEAKNDTNGKLFVNFTSGYKPGIFGIPSIPTVSNNINPRLKTFFQTNTKGSFGVMPIDFVNAELSELIVKTNF